From the genome of Miscanthus floridulus cultivar M001 chromosome 10, ASM1932011v1, whole genome shotgun sequence, one region includes:
- the LOC136486859 gene encoding GRAS family protein RAM1-like yields MCSSMGTLNCVDTSSGAKLQQQQAAPTSPTASVSESNIVVPSLADIDANDALASLQALRFDGDIDSEIQSPDIAMWESLFAEQMGASGGDFLVFSPRRDFTATGSPRRDFMVSSPKRDYMVSSPKRDYMVSSPKRDYMMSSPRRDFMVSSPKREYMVSSPRRDSSPRRSPFSANLFSTAGVHQQGYAHGLDQGSGAAGAQPLYGGLANHGKGKSQSPLHKVYINNAHSNSGKQSTGPSSLSYSSSYGHGENLSLPSMEPSFLDDYKYKEGGYLGYQQMLGKHVAAGIMQNGGSSATVTTVAPPSSSQLPTLSECLAMPEPAYVGAEEAAAAAAAAAGLQMGVGLTSDLYYAAQFGGGGDGLTTLQHQMAKSDQWAAAADSSLHSMLGSVIQAEAEQEQDSGLQLVHLLLACADFVSKGDQPSALRHLHLLRRVASPLGDSMQRVASYFADALAARLTLSSNPSSSSSSSGGGHATPRGGAGSGVAPYTFPPSPDTLKIYQILYQACPYIKFAHFTANQAIFEAFHGEDRVHVVDLDILQGYQWPAFLQALAARPGGPPTLRLTGVGHPSAAVRETGRHLASLAASLRVPFEFHAAVADRLERLRPGGLQRRVGEALAVNAVNRLHRVPGVHLGPLLSMIRDQAPKIMTLVEQEAGHNGPYFLGRFLEALHYYSAIFDSLDATFPADSAPRMKVEQCLLAPEIRNVVACEGAERVARHERLDRWRRLMEGRGFEPVPLSPAAVGQSQVLLGLYGAGDGYRLTEDKGCLLLGWQDRAIIAASAWRC; encoded by the exons ATGTGTTCAAGCATGGGGACGCTCAACTGCGTCGACACAAGCTCCGGCGCAAAACTACAGCAGCAACAAGCAGCTCCGACATCGCCCACCGCCTCGGTGTCGGAGTCAAACATCGTTGTGCCATCGTTGGCCGATATCGATGCCAATGATGCCCTAGCCAGCCTACAAGCCCTCAGGTTCGACGGAGACATCGACAGTGAGATCCAGTCACCGGACATTGCCATGTGGGAGTCGCTCTTCGCCGAGCAAATGGGCGCCTCGGGGGGTGACTTCCTGGTGTTCTCTCCTAGGAGGGACTTCACGGCGACCGGAAGCCCTAGGAGGGACTTCATGGTCTCCTCTCCCAAGAGAGACTACATGGTGTCTTCCCCAAAGAGGGACTACATGGTGTCTTCCCCAAAGAGGGACTACATGATGTCTTCACCGAGGAGGGACTTCATGGTGTCATCCCCCAAGAGGGAGTACATGGTATCCTCACCTCGGCGAGACTCTTCCCCAAGGCGATCACCCTTCTCGGCCAACCTCTTCAGCACCGCCGGCGTCCACCAGCAGGGCTACGCGCATGGACTAGATCAGGGAAGTGGCGCCGCCGGTGCCCAGCCGCTGTACGGTGGCCTTGCTAACCATGGCAAGGGCAAGTCGCAGAGCCCGCTGCACAAGGTGTACATCAACAACGCCCACAGCAACAGCGGCAAGCAGAGCACCGGCCCGTCGTCTCTCTCGTACTCGTCGTCCTACGGCCATGGTGAGAACCTGTCCTTGCCGTCCATGGAACCCTCCTTCCTCGACGACTACAAGTACAAGGAGGGAGGTTACCTAGGGTACCAGCAGATGCTGGGGAAGCATGTGGCGGCCGGAATAATGCAGAACGGTGGGAGCTCCGCCACAGTCACCACGGTGGCTCCTCCTTCGTCCTCTCAGCTGCCGACGCTGTCGGAGTGCCTGGCCATGCCGGAGCCGGCCTATGTAGGCGCAGAGGAGGCGGCCGCAGCAGCGGCAGCCGCCGCTGGGCTCCAGATGGGCGTCGGCTTGACGTCTGACTTGTACTACGCAGCACAGTTTGGAGGCGGCGGTGATGGCTTGACGACGTTGCAGCACCAGATGGCCAAATCTGATCAGTGGGCAGCTGCAGCAGACTCATCCCTGCACAGCATGCTGGGTTCAGTCATCCAGGCAGAGGCCGAACAG GAACAGGACAGCGGTCTTCAACTGGTGCATCTGCTCCTGGCGTGCGCCGACTTCGTCTCCAAGGGGGACCAGCCATCGGCGCTGCGCCACTTGCACCTCCTCCGCCGCGTGGCCTCCCCGCTGGGCGACTCAATGCAGCGCGTCGCATCCTACTTTGCCGACGCCCTCGCCGCCCGCCTCACCCTCTCCTCCaacccgtcctcctcctcctcctcctcgggcgGTGGCCACGCCACGCCGCGCGGCGGCGCCGGCTCGGGCGTCGCGCCCTACACGTTCCCTCCGTCGCCGGACACGCTCAAGATCTACCAGATCCTGTACCAGGCCTGCCCCTACATCAAGTTCGCGCACTTCACCGCTAACCAGGCCATCTTCGAGGCCTTCCACGGCGAGGACCGCGTGCACGTTGTCGACCTCGACATCCTGCAGGGCTACCAGTGGCCGGCGTTCCTGCAGGCGCTGGCCGCGCGCCCCGGCGGCCCGCCGACCCTGCGGCTCACCGGCGTCGGGCACCCTTCGGCCGCCGTAAGGGAGACCGGGCGccacctcgcctccctcgccgcgTCCCTGCGCGTGCCGTTCGAGTTCCACGCCgccgtcgccgaccggctcgagcGCCTGCGCCCCGGCGGGCTCCAGCGCCGCGTCGGCGAGGCGCTCGCGGTCAACGCTGTCAACAGGCTGCACCGCGTTCCTGGCGTGCATCTCGGCCCGCTGCTCTCCATGATCCGCGACCAGGCGCCCAAGATCATGACGCTCGTCGAGCAGGAGGCCGGCCACAACGGCCCCTACTTCCTGGGCAG GTTTTTGGAGGCGCTGCACTACTACTCGGCGATCTTCGACTCGCTGGACGCGACGTTCCCGGCGGACTCGGCGCCGCGGATGAAGGTGGAGCAGTGCCTGCTGGCGCCGGAGATCCGGAACGTGGTGGCATGCGAGGGCGCCGAGCGGGTGGCGCGGCACGAGCGGCTGGACCGGTGGAGGCGCCTCATGGAAGGCCGCGGCTTCGAGCCTGTGCCGCTCAGCCCGGCCGCCGTTGGCCAGAGCCAGGTCCTGCTCGGCCTCTACGGCGCCGGTGACGGGTACCGGCTCACCGAGGACAAGGGCTGCCTCCTCCTCGGCTGGCAGGATCGCGCCATCATCGCCGCCTCCGCGTGGCGGTGCTGA